Part of the Scomber japonicus isolate fScoJap1 chromosome 2, fScoJap1.pri, whole genome shotgun sequence genome, TTTGTTACACTAGTAGTGTGGACCAGAGGATCtgcatgtgtatttattatgtgaTACTTGTTGCATGTAGTGTTATTGAGAATATTTTGAAATTTGCATGGCTGACATTCTGTCAGAGactaataatttttttttttttgaaaaatctgTTTATTGGCATTTGTaattaaacacatacaaatcACAGATTCAGTAAATGTACacatgaacccccccccccccacccccaacccatTGTCCCAAATCCTCTaagggaaaagaaaatacaacagAGAAAATAGTGCGataaggaagaaaaacagctgaatagactgctaaaataaataaacgaGACTAATAATTAAGAGTAAATATAAGCTAAAAGGACATTTAGACAAACTGTTGACTCAGTTTGCACACATATATTCTGTGTGGAGGACTTAGAGAACATCTATTTAACTTTACAGTAAACAGAGATAAATTAACGAGTAATCACTATATTTGTTATTGTATCATATAAAAAGTAATTTACACATGattacataaaatgaaaatgtataaagtaGATTAGGTGAAAACTTGTTGCAGTAATGCCATCAATAACTGAATTTACAAATTAatttagaaatatattaatgtttttaaatttgtgaGCTTTGTTGTGGCAAAACTTTATTCACTGTGGGAGGAAGTAAGATCTCTGACCCTAGATATGATTCATAGAAGTTTCAAAGGCGGGCACATGGATGTGATATCAGCTGGAACATAGCAAGCTCTTTGTTCAGCCCACATTACATTTGCAAAATGTTGCCATCAGTGGTGGATCCTTTACATACCAAAAGTCCCAAAACagtgatgtaaaaatactccattacaactAAAAGTCTTACATGAAAGATCTTACTTAAATACATCATTACTAGCAGGAGAACTTggaagtattaaagtaaaagtacttgtTTTGCCCCTTGGActgatacattattatatttgacatcattagattattaatactgaagcatcagtatGCAAGCAGCATGctactgttgtagctgttggAGGTGGTGCTAGTTTTAAATACTTTATagttcagtggttcccaacctaggggccAGGTCCCTCCAAAGAGCTACCAGAGGGATCATGAGACAATTTGACTTTTATAAATGTCAGATACTCATTAGCAAATATGCAGGaagtattgatttttatttaagaaAGTAAGTAGCAATACCTCAGTGTAAAACACTTTCCATCACAAGTGAAAGTCCTGTGACATCTCgacccatgtttcctgtctgtttgcAATTTTATCTGTCAAATAACCCAAGTTCTGCATTTAGAATTTGACTTACGTGGAAGTACAGAAGTATTAGTGTCAAAAACAGAAGTACTCACTGGGTGTCAGAAAATGCCTctgtttataatatattatattatttttatggaTGTATGAACATGTAAGCAGCATCGTACTTGGTTGAAATGAAGGTATCTTTAAAATGGGTGGCTTGTCACATTTGTAACAGTGCATCATAATTTATAAGTTCATCAAGTTTTATAAGTACAATCTGAATCTGCAAAGTAAAAAGTAACCATTACTGAgtaaatgcaaaataatattTAGCCTGCTGCTTATTTAGCCAGCAATTTATATATTCTGTTTATTCAATGTCAAATTCAACATGAATTAATTGATTGTTGAATAATTACTAATAATTATTTGCAGATAACACTAATTAGCAGTCAGCACCCAATATCACATGCTACTCACATGCATTGTGCACCTAAAGGCAAATATGCAGTAGCGTAAGGAagtctttctttcatttgctctgacacacacacacatgcacacagagagactgaaTCCCCATAATAGTTGAGGAGTTGAATATCTATTTCTGCCTGCTGGGGGTTGTGGGCTGCGTCTCTCCACTGTGTTGGAAGCACATGTGCTGTGTGGGTGTAGCTGAGACGCCATGTGTTCAGGCTCGAAGCTGCAACGTGTTCCTCTGATTGCTATTCCATGAGCTGAGAATCTGAATTGTTTACATGCTCTAACTCATCCTCCCAGAGACAGAGTCAATCAGTGAGCATTAGGCATTTTGTCATGGTTTAGCTAATCTGCACCCAGCCACACTGAAGCTAAAAATAACACAGCTCTGCGgctcagaaacacattttgtctGCTCTCACACAAAATCCCctcttcagtaaaaaaaaaaaaaaaaaaaaaaaaaatgttttttactgagtcagagctgctgttttacttcattttagtattttttaacAGCTTTTATATCAGTATTTTTTCCGTGTCATTTTCAGGATCCATGAACTGAGGTCAGGCAAGACACTAAAGGAGTTAAATGGCCATTCATCATTTGTAAATGATGCATCTTTCACGCAAGATGGATTTCACATCATTAGTGCCTCATCTGATGGCACTGTTAAGGTATAATGACCAGCTGCCATATAGTGACAAATTATACGACTGTAATTGATGTCTGTGCTGCATCAGTAGTACAATGTAACTGAGACAATGCTGTGATATACTTTCAGTGTCTTTCAGTTCTTGGCAAGAACGCAAATTGCAGTGCATCAATAAAATACTTAGTAGGTacaagggaaggaaacaaaggtTAGAGTATGTGGAGGTAACAACTTTGTGTTGAAGAGGGGCTTTCAAATGAATTACACTGTAAGTagtgtttttaaaattacagAGCACCTATTTCATAACTACAGAATACAACAATATTGCCTTGGTTATTGTCAGTGCCAATATTATAATGGAAGCAGTCATGGTATCCTTAATTTTGATGTACTGACAAAGGATTTGGGGAAATGACATagtaaaatgattattaatatagTGTTAATTATTATTGCTTGGGGACAAAACATTATGCCTGGAAGGAGGAGTGCACCTGTCTAGCTTATGATGACATAGGCCTTAAGGTAAGAGACAGGTAGTTTTGGGATGGAGTGAAAGATTTATGTGATAATTAAAACTGGTGTCTCCTTTTCATGACATACTGCCTATTGGTCCCCTGTTTATACCCTATCATTATTTAATATGAGGttaataaataaagttcatACAGTGTAATTGTTTTATAGGTCCCCTCTTAACACTCCATAATACTCCCTGTTCTTCTTCCCTTGTACCTGCCAGTAAGTACTTAGTTTGGTATTTCAATTCACCTTGTACAAAGCATTAACAGTTGGATATGaatgtaatctgtaatctgAACCGTTGCTCagtgtttattaaaatattattccATGTGCATATTCTAGATTTGGAACACCAAGACTTGTGAATGCATCCACACTTTGAAATCTCTGTCCCGGACAGTCGAGGTCCCCGTCAACAATGTGATTCCTCTACCACAAAGCCCGGAGCACTTTGTAGTTTGCAACCACTCCAATACAGTGGTCGTCATGAACATGCACGGTCAGGTGAGAGATCAATATTCAAATCTAACTCATAAAAAGCTTCTTTGATACAAACATTGACTCTATTGACAAAACCAGACTTTTGCCATGTTCTCTGTTGGATGAAAAGATCAATactgcagaaaacaaacaaagtgtaTTTCTCAAAGCAGCCTCAAACTTGCATCATTTATTACacaatcttttcttttatgcTGTAGGTATTGGTATTTTTATAATGCTAGCACCCACACTATACCATAAGCTTAACACAATCTTTCTCCTCAGACTGTGAAGACCTTCAGCTCAGATAGAAAGGAAGGATCAGACTTTGTATGTTGCACCATCTCACCCCGCGGGGAGTGGATTTACTGTGTGGGAGAAGACTTAGTGCTCTACTGCTTCAACTATAAAGCAGGAAGGCTGGAGAAAACGCTGACTGTAAGCTCTGCTgctaatattcactcatcaaAGTTTGTGAGAAGAGAGGGATTAGCCACACTCGTgcaaaatgtgatttattaaaaAGTGTGCTGCCAAGAGTTTTCATCTAGTTATTTTTGACTCACTTGCATGAAATGTCACTGCTGTTGTGTAGCAATTCTAGAGAATAAGGAAACAGAAAGGGAGATGGGTAGACAATGTGCTCATCTGTTTCCTTTGCACCCACAGGTTCACGAGAAAGATGTAATTGGCATCGCTCACCACCCACATGTGAACCTGATCGCCACATACAGCGAGGATGGCCTCCTAAGGCTGTGGAAACCTTAGACTGTTGCTTACATCGAAATATGGAGGAGCTAGAGAGCCTTGAAAACGGTTATAAAGCATTTGATTAACTCCTATTTAATTGTGCAATAAAAAGGTGGACTAATAAAAGACTTTACAAATGGATGCTGTAATCCATAAACAAATGACACCCCAGTTCTCTCTGCTCACCTCAAGGTCACTTTAGTAGCTGTTCTGTAGCTTTTGATCATATTAAAAGaccttcatcagcagatggagttcACCCAGTTGTCATTAAAATTGTAGCTGTTCAAATTACCATTTTTTCCCCAGAGAGTATGGTTGAGGAATTGGTTTGTGGGAACTGGATTAGTTTTGCAGAAATTTGATATTGGACACATTGGAATGGAGTcaaaggatcaccaaagttattacacttcatttcaacaaatgtttaatttctgcaccaaatttcatggaaattaaaaattaaattaaagtggaAACTGgtataacaaaaagaaaaaataatgaatattatatatttaaccaACTTACaaaagtttctttctttttgaagTAACATTATCTACTGATTCATTTGTAAAGTCTTTGCTTTATAAGCTTTTGAAAGACTATCTTGGTCCtccatactgtacacacacttcctcttgGATCCAACTTCAGTTGTGCAGTTTGAATCCCCCATTTTCATCTCTTCTGTCTTTAGACATGAAAATGCATGATGGTGAACTGTCGTGAAAATAtttataatagtaaaaaaaacgCCTCTTGTTTGGgcataaacaaacaatatcaGGTATATGATTTGTCAGCTTTGGTTTATGATACTTTTGTAACTTTGATTCAATGAAACAGATGTAATGATGTGTTTTGTCCTCTGTGTTCCCTGCATGCTACCTCAGCACACTGTCTAAATGTGGCTCTACAATgattttaatactttaaaaaaatatgcatgACTAAAGATACACCTTAATGGAGCTCCAGTGACACATTCGGCATCCAGTTTGTTTCTATAATGAATGTATTTAACGTGATCACATTACCGCCATGCTGTTCCATTGACTGTAACCAGTGTATCTGTGCATCAGTGGGACATGTATGCCTGCAAGAAACAGCTACTGCCGGTAATGACTGGTAATTATTGTTTGTACTATCTGACACCATCATCTGTCGCTGATACCAGCCTTGTCATTGCCGATGTTGCAAAATCATATTTAGTCATTACACTCTATTTTGTATATGATATTGTATATAACACTGCCAGCCACTGTCAAAATGATtatcaataaaattaaaaaaacctttacagtgtttgtgtgtcaataACTCTTTCACTTATTACCTAGATGACACAATTATATTATAGTTGTAGTTTCAAAAAGCCAGATTTAGATAAGTATGAAATTGAATTGGAAATGGATTTTAAAAGACAAACTTTTTAAGAAAATCTTGTAACTATAAAATGCATACTTAAAATAAAGAGTTAGTAAGAGACAGATGCACAGTTGCAGTTTCAAGGTTTAGGCTTTACTTTAAAACCATTGTCAGGAGAAAGTAAAACTTAAAACTTGACAACGCAATAATGCACAAAGTAATCCCattcatgttttaaatacaAGTGGATATCCTGGCAACAAAAGTAAATATCACTCACACAGTAATACAACATTTTAGAGAGACCATCAAACTATTTAATTAGAAAACGTGAGCATAAATAGTAGTTGATTGGTCCTACAATGCGCACATCAATTAAGAGCTTGACAACACTTGACAAATATCCTTTAAGGTTGAACTTTGAAATGAATTCAATTGACATTATGATTACTCATAAACTTGCATCAGCTTCAAGAACAACTGTGAAACAATTTAAGGAGCTCCCGTTCTGGTGAGCATAGTTTACAATATCCAaggcaaaaaataataattgcatCATCAAGTAGCTTCAAACAGGCAGACACTTTTATGAGGTATCAGGTGTGCCTCCACAACCCCCTCCCACTGACCCCTTTGGCATTTACAGTTAGCACTAAATAATGACAAAAGACACTTAATAGCTTGGGGGCAACAAGTTTAACTTGCTACCTTGATTAAAATTCGTCATTTAAATTCCAAATGTAGGTCTGACGATAGATCAGGGAAATATTTCCTAATGATTTTAAGACCACAAGCCTCGAATAATTTCTCTAAAAGTGAACAACCAGTGACAGTAAAACATTagccaatctttttttttcctcacacacacatgaactgaGAGAAATCAGTGGCCATCAAGGCAGCAGCGGCCTGTTATAAGAAGCAGGTTTAGAGACTTATCTGAATAATTTTCTGCTGAGTAAAACTcaaatacattgttttttttttttttaaagaccgACTTCTTACTTATGATTACTTTTTTTCCTAATACCTGCCCTGCAAGAACAGCAGATTTTCTGTATGAAGCTGATATTAAGGGGTGTTGATGTATCCAGACAAGGTttccaaaaaaatgtttgacacaTCACAGAAAATTGATGGCAGCTCAAAAGTTCAAATGTTAACCGAAATACTCCTACCTGACCTAATCACTATTACCTTCACTCTCAACTCCTGTCTTGTCACATTTTCAAGATTGTTTAGAAAATAGCCCTTGAAAGGGTAAAACAGCATAAATGTTTTAACTCAAGTCTCAATGCACATCTCCACCGCCATCTGAAGACTGGGTGTTCACACATCATGGATTCAACACGTCATTAACAAGTGGTTTACAACAACTGTTGATTTAGTAACACTATAAAAAAGgtaattttaatattaattgGCATCAGTTTTAGTGTAACTGCATAAAAATCAGGCAGTCCTTGTTTAGACAAAgaagtttttctctcttctgaAGCCTCTGTGACACCAGCCCTCGTCTTTAGTCACAGTGtgattgggggaaaaaaaggaaagaaaataaaatggtcCCAGAGATGACAAGGAGTCCCACTCACCTGGATCCAAGTTAACTCCTGGAACTTTAAGATACTCTTACTCCACTCAAAGATTATGACATGATGCTAAAAACAATCGGAAGGGTGTTGGAACACAGTTTTACGACTCAGCTTGAAAGAAAACTTCAACACGTAAACAGTTACGATTTTAAgaaaggtaataaaataaaaagtgcgCATACGTTCAAAAAAAGGTGCTTCATTTTAAGAGATGAGGGTCTGGGCTCATGGAATAAGAACAGGCCAGCTGTGATTTAAGACGTCTGGCACTGAACACCTCCAGTGCTGGCATAGTCATCGTCATCCATGTAGTAGTGCTGGTGGTGGGTGTATCTTTTTCTGTTCTCAAGGTCACAGTCCTCCAGGTCGGCGTAGATGTAGAGGTCATCATCCATACTCTCTGGCTGCTCTGCATCCATCTTCTCTGGGAGGTAACGCTCCAGCTCCTTCAGCTTGTGCTTTGGGAGGAAGTTGGCTTGTGGGAAGACCACCTGACAGTAACAACCATAAGCAATTTAATTACAACAACACGTCAGCAGGGCAGCACTATGTCTAGTCAGTAAATATTTTCATGTATATGTTAATAGACTCCAACTCTTACAGAGAACTGAATGATCAGGCGTCCTTTCTCAAATGGCCTACGATGCATGGGCATCCCTTCATTCACAACACACTTTGTATCTCCAGGTTTGATCAGTTCCCCTGAGAAAATACAAGACAGTTTAGATTGCATCTTGGGTGTTGGGAAAAGGATggtcatttttatactttttctgATATTGTGCAGAGCAAGCGACTaatctgatttatttaaagGGCTTTAAGTTGAGTGTTGTTTTGAAAAGACACCCTCCACTAATTGTCAAGTATAGCCTTccaaaaaaaaggtaatttatAGACAATTTTATCAGCTACACAATTCAGTATTTcacaaatacagtaaaacatgcAATACTTTTTCACAGGTTTTGTAAAGAAGGCATTGCAAATCACTTGGCCTTGTTTGAAGTAACAGTCTTCTGCATAAGATTACCTATATATTGGTCACTGCAGTGTTCAGTTAACTGCAAATATTTTGTATGCTTTGTAACAAATGTATTTGTCCATGAATACTGGATACGACAAAGAGAGGTACAACTCAATGCAGTGACACGTTATAAATATCAcaagaacaaacacaaagagcacCGTCACGCATTGAGTGTGATTGCtaataaatatttgacaaaTGCAGCAAGAGGTGTGCGGTTAAGCAAATATTTGACCTGGATGCGAAGTGACGAGTAGAGTTCTGTTGTCCAGTGTCTGAACAGGCTTCTGGAAACCACACAAAGCTTCAACCAGCTGCAACTCCATCGACATGACCaggtcctctcctctcctaaaggcaacaacaaaaactaaaagttCAAAACAAATATCATTTTCCTGGATTGACTGGAGGTATTAAAATAATTTGGGGTAGCACGCTGATAGAATAAAAAAGGGTGCACATTAAAATGGGACTTACTGCAAAGTAAAATGATTCAGATACTTACTGACCTCTACTGACCAGAACTGGTACTTCTACATTGACTAACAAGAGACCcatgaaaacaggaaacatgttaCCTGGTGAAAAGTAGATGTTCTCGCTGATCCAGGACAATGACGATGTCACCTGGCTCAAGTCCTGGCTCCTGATCTCCCTCTCCATGGAAAACGAGCTTCTGACCATCTCTCATTCCTGTGGCAGTTAAGATGTATATGATGCATGAGCAATATCTGTTTGTTTGATCTGAGCAATCACAGAAGCATTTAGATCAGCTCTCTTTCCACTCTCACCCTTATCAATGTGGACCTCCAAGATCTTCTTCTGTCGCAGGATCTTTCGGCCTACACATGCTTTGCAGCGGTCCTTCTGGCTGATTCTCTGTCCTTGGCCCTGACAACTGTGGCACACTGTGGACACTTGCTGAACCATACCTGGTGCAAGCTGGCGCACATGAACCTGCATGCCGGTACCATGGCAAGACATGCACATCTGTGCAGCTCCTTTCCGACTCCCACGACCTGTCAAGAAAATGTCAGTTCAGAATACATAAACTCAAAAGGACCTGTAAGCAAAAACGGGATTACAATTAAACACAGGTGATGTGTTCTGTTTAAGGAAAAAGAGCCTTTTCATGGCCTGCTTGGATATGCCTGTAGTGAAAAACACCTGCATGGATTACCAAATGAATgcagtgacaaaaaaaacaagactctgtaaaagtaataaaaaagcATGTAGTAGTACAGCTAAAGACATACCTTCACATCTCTCACAAATAGCATTCTTCTGGACAGAAAGTTTTTTTGTGGCTCCATTATAAAGATCATCCAGTGTGACTGAAATCTGATGCACAATATTCTTTCCTGAAGGAACAAAACATTGCGACGTCAGACCAATCACAGATTTGAATAATACTATATTTTCAAGTCAGGACACAAGATTCTATAAATACTGATTCCTGTTGTTTCTTGAGACCTTAAAATGAATTCCTTtcataaatgaaaacatataaacaaacctAAACttacaaatggaaatattctgaATAAAGAATGAACAGATCCCATCATTTCAGCAAATTGATTATTTCTGTACCTCTTCTCTCTCTATGCATCCGACTACCTCCGCCAAAAAACAAGTCAAAGATGTCCATGGGTGATGCAAAGttcccaccaccaccagttcctccttcctttataGCTTTTTCACCTCCACGGTCATACAGCTCTCTCTTTTGGGCATCTGATAGCACTTCATAGGCCTGTGAGATCTGCTTGAActacaaagacacaaaaaaacacacacttctttTAAGAATCTAAATGAATTTTCAgtatatattaacatttaaaggaAATTTTCATCGCATATTTATCATTTCGGAGTGAGGCAAATTAACAACACCAGCCACTGTTAATGCTGTTAAATGAGTGAATAGCATGCTCttaccttctctccttctgtgGGATTTTTGTCAGGGTGATATTTTAAGGCTAATTTGCGGTAGGCCCTTTTCAGTTCATCAGGAGTGGCATTAGACTTCACACCCAATATGTCGTAGAAGCCTGTTTCCTTCACCATTTTTGCTTTGGAATGACAACCTTacgaaaagaaaaagaaaaacaattagtATCTCACTTTTAAATTTCACTTCAGTTCTAAAAAACACTCTACCAACTAACATCCTGTCAGAATAAGAGTAATATTTAATCTCTGAACAAAGGTTGAAACAACGTGGAAAGAATCTGAATTTGTTGCAATTAGGGGTGTgacttctttttataatgtcacgtgtggatcattaaccttgttgcagcttctacctgttgagaagatctcacattatatatttagaaagtagaactaaagtgattcattacaagatgattagttaaaacatttcaatttaatttccattttgtgaatttcaaatcaacagtcatttatttcctcattgaagttttcttaaaaatatagttaaaatctcgtctcgatctcgtgaacccaatatcgtgtctcgtcgtgagctgagtgtatcgtcacacccctagttgcaatgtgaaaaaaaaaacaatctgtaaTCTGTTATTATGGCAAAAAGAAAGTGAAcaataaatacagaaacaaaGTGTTTCATCATGTGGCTCAACTCCACACTGCTGTGTGAGAGGCGCCTTTGTGTTGCTGGTTGTAGGGCCTCGTTTCAACTCAAAACTAGACTTGAATGCGGTCTTTCCCTTAGCAAAGGAAATGAGAGTAGAGAGGACTTTCTAATATATGAAACAACACCACACTAACTACAGTCTAATAGTTTAGAATGTATTAATAGACTATTGTTGCTGCTCTATAGGAAATAGATTCAAAGATCGCTGATAGGCAAATGAAAGATAATGGTGTgttattagggctgggcgatatggacaaagtcaaatatcacgatattttaGACCAACTACCTTGATATCAATATAATGAAAAAGtgggtaaaaagtaaataatagaacagctagaacagtctggtaagttcagaaaattacacattttactaTAATGCGGCctttaaaaccaagaaaagacaactctgatgacacatcgcgatattacgatatccaaaatctaatgCTGTTAATGCTCTTGTACTGTTCTTGTACAAGAACAGTACAAGAACATGTACTGTTCTtgtctcatatcatgatatcgatataatttcaatatattgcccagccctatgtGTTATGTTACTATAATGTGTcatgtagtagtgtgtgtatgtgtcttgaTTGATAAAGTCACAGAGGATGGGGTCAGAGGGGCTGATAACCATTACAAAagatcacagagcaggttgGCTTTAAAAGTTCCTCATACCAACTCTGAACTGGAAGAAAACTTACTGCTCGTACAAACTGCAAAAATATTGAGTATAAAAATGTGCCAATCAGTCATCGGAAGAAAAGGTGGCAGCTTTGAAGAATCtaaatctttttctctctcttttttggtGCTTATTTCATAGTTTTGATGTCCAAACGTTTGAGTGCTACTCTACATGACCACACAGCATCATTGACATTTAGAGTTAAGGTTAGTTCAGTTCAAAGAGGAAAAACCAGAACAGCAGATCACAGCATAGTTTAGTCTTTAAACGTTTCCTTATCCTGGGGAAACATAGATTGGGTCATAAGGTATATAAGGTGGAGAGTGCATTAAATCCCTTTTCAGGTGTGTTTAGGTGTTATTTGCCCACTTTTTAAGTAAACTGATCATGATTATGTCCTGTGATATGGATGATGGTTGTTTGTGATATTATCCATATCTTCATCCTGATCAATATTTTAACTAAAAGCctgaaataacatgaaaagaTTAAACAGCAGATAAATAAAACGACACACACATACCGGCAGGCTAAATTTAACAATATACTTCCATACGTCATGATTCTTTTTTGTTACATATGTTTGGAAATGTCCCCAACTCAGATCTATCGTGTGACCACCGCAGGCTTTAATTGGCTGgcaaaagttttaaaatagtATTTAAAGTTAGACATGAGCAACAAGCTGGTGAAAACAATAACAAGGTTTCATATCTCAGGCCCTTCGTGCATTAGCCACTTAGCCATAGCCAATGCTAACACGCTAGGCTACACCGGCTACATTTCTGACGCTAAGCTGACCATTTATTTGTGACAGCGGTGTAAAAAAGATAGgtaaagttaaattaaagtcTCCTGACCTGTATAAAGGCAGTAATTTGAGTCCTCGGACGTCGGCTTGGCTCTTCCAGAAGCTTCTTCGTTACTAGGGGCGAAAATGTGACTCAGTGACGTCACTTTTGTGAGACGAGACGAGTCAACAAAACAAGCGTGGGGGCTGCAGCTTGGTTAGCTTGGTTAGCTCTGGTGAAAAAAAAGGCTACAAAAGATGATAAAATGCCCATTTGCTGGCTTATCAGCGAGGAGGGAAATCACAAGCCAATTCAGCTGCCTCACCAACAGGCAGTTGTCCTGGGTCGAGGTCCAGAAACGActattaaagacaaaaaatgctCCCGGCAGCAAGGTAATCTAATGATACATTTGCCGTGGGCTTACTTATACATCACAGTGGAAATACACCAAAACCCCCTATTTACTTTGTTTAGCATTGATTttgtaaatcatttaaaatcccttaaatataaacatataagaataaaaaaatacatctaaA contains:
- the dnaja1 gene encoding dnaJ homolog subfamily A member 1 translates to MVKETGFYDILGVKSNATPDELKRAYRKLALKYHPDKNPTEGEKFKQISQAYEVLSDAQKRELYDRGGEKAIKEGGTGGGGNFASPMDIFDLFFGGGSRMHRERRGKNIVHQISVTLDDLYNGATKKLSVQKNAICERCEGRGSRKGAAQMCMSCHGTGMQVHVRQLAPGMVQQVSTVCHSCQGQGQRISQKDRCKACVGRKILRQKKILEVHIDKGMRDGQKLVFHGEGDQEPGLEPGDIVIVLDQREHLLFTRRGEDLVMSMELQLVEALCGFQKPVQTLDNRTLLVTSHPGELIKPGDTKCVVNEGMPMHRRPFEKGRLIIQFSVVFPQANFLPKHKLKELERYLPEKMDAEQPESMDDDLYIYADLEDCDLENRKRYTHHQHYYMDDDDYASTGGVQCQTS